acaacacCACAATTTACCTGCGGGCAACatcccccccccatccccccatcCTCgctgggctggcaaccagtctgcTGTTCGTTTAGATTTGCCCTGGCATTCAAGTAagttgctgtcttttttttttttttttttttttttttcctcccccactCACCGTTTTCTCCCTTGTCAAAGAACTTCCACAGTTTTTCTGCCCTCTTTTCTGGGGTGTTCTCATCAGCAGGAAGTTTGGACACCTCGTCTTTGGGAATCAGCTTGAAAATAGCCTggtaaatgcacacacacacacacacacacacagtcatgataacaatactaataataatgataataatatattaCACTATCATTTCTCTTGATTTCTACTGTATGCGAGTCTAAAAGTGTTGATTTGGTGGTGaggacatggggggggggggggggtttacagGTGGCCTTGAAAAGCCTCGTTGGGCTTAACGTGTTTATCAGCACCAATTAAAAGTCTTAATCCTGTTTTCTCCTGCATGGAGACTTCTCATCACTTCAAATCACACATtcccactttatttttttcaatttgtattttttgaatgtatttattttatttttatttttttccaattttgagAATTGAAtaaacctgccatgcatgttttattttatttttttaatgtagaagtttgccggagaaaacccgacTTGTCTTCGCCCGTCTCCAAAccgcacattaaaaaaattaaaattcaatcAAATTTAAATAGTTACAATGTGTACGTAAATatgttcattttaattattgAAGTAAAAATCATTCTAATTTGTTAAATATTCACAATGAATTTAACTAATTAATTGACCAATTGTATAAAATgatgaaatatgtatttttttcattttcccattccgttttaatattatttacaataaaccaATGCACCAATTATGTCATGAGATAAAGcagttttttattcattgaaaaatatataatataaatattaaaatattttaattatcgCCAtcaatttcaggaaaaaaaactgctaaattaaccaattttacaggactcttgataatgtaactgTTCGGTGGGCTTAATTAAATAACGGCGCGGGTCGTATATGATACATTGCCCATCCCTGTACTATTTATgtttccaaacctttattgaaccaaggcacatattttacatttcaaaaatctCACCGCCTCCCaccgaacaaaaatgtcacaaaaagttgatatcgtgaaataatgatgattggttggagtaaaactctcatcTTATTCTGCGGGTGGCGTGTGCGTGATGtcgccttttttaaaattagaaatgaatgagtgaaaataggctacatacatttgagtaagcttGTTTCCGCCTATTACGCTGCTCTGCCAGCTCATGGGTTAATTTATTGCGGCTCTCAAGGCTCTAAGAACTTTGAGAGTTTTCACCATgtcatactttttaaaaaaatatatatttttttacttttattttgttggagGATCTAATCAAAACCTTACCGTGCAAATTTCCTTGACCTCAGACTTGGTGATGTAGCCGTTCTTGTCGACGTCGAAGAGCGAGAAGGCCCACTCCAGCTTCCTGGTGGTCTTTCCGGTGGAGGTCATGTGCAGGGCGATGATGTACTCCTTGAAGTCCAGGGTGCCGTCGTCGTTGCTGTCGAAGGATCTGAAGACGTGCTGGGCGTACGTGTTGCCGTCGCTGTCTGGGAAAAACTTGCTGTAGATGGACTGGAACTCATCCTTGGTCAGGCGACCGCTCGGACACTGCCTCTTGAAGTTGTCGTACCACTGGGTGATCTCCGTCTCGGAGAACTTGGTGTGGAGCTTCAGGTCCTCCAGGATCTCCTTGGACACGGCGCTGCTTTTGCTGTTTCCCATGACTGATGGTGATGACAcaagtggggggtgggggtggcggGGTCACATTAGTAATTTGAGAGTCTTTAAGCTGCAATACTTCACAAAAACAAGCGACTGTTGTTACGTCAGCTTCCCAAATCTTCTCAAAGGTCTTAaagccatgagtgatgcaatatATTGAACGATGGGTTGACTAAGCAGCTAGCATAGAACGCGTTGCAGCgatacatttttaacaaaacaagcttactcaaatgtatctaacctaactattttcacttgttattgtttaaaaaaaaaaaaatcatacagactttcaatcttgaggggACATAACGCCACACGGCTTTATGTGAAGGAAGAGGCAGTGTTACCACACTCCTCAGATAGTTTAGGAGCGTTAAATAGATAATAAATTTCCGACGCTCTAATTTGTTAATAATGcatacaaacaacaaatgaCGTGGGGACAGAGCAAGAGTTttgatttgtgaaaatataCGAAACTGACCATATTTTGGACATGCGAAgtttccgcccgacagcgacgCTATGTGCTAGTTTCAAGTCTTGACCGTAAAGTTTCAACCGGGTCTCAAATTCCAGcggcaaaaatcaagcaagtcaagttttGCTCAGTCACAGCATATATTCgcacattagccactttg
This is a stretch of genomic DNA from Phycodurus eques isolate BA_2022a chromosome 20, UOR_Pequ_1.1, whole genome shotgun sequence. It encodes these proteins:
- the LOC133395610 gene encoding recoverin-like, whose translation is MGNSKSSAVSKEILEDLKLHTKFSETEITQWYDNFKRQCPSGRLTKDEFQSIYSKFFPDSDGNTYAQHVFRSFDSNDDGTLDFKEYIIALHMTSTGKTTRKLEWAFSLFDVDKNGYITKSEVKEICTAIFKLIPKDEVSKLPADENTPEKRAEKLWKFFDKGENERVAEGEFIQGVLDNDEALRLIQYQPPK